Proteins from one Dysgonomonas sp. HDW5A genomic window:
- the yidC gene encoding membrane protein insertase YidC, giving the protein MDKNTGIGLVLIVAIVMGFTFLTRPSQEEIERDNRIKDSISNIQKKQVAEDIAAANTEQPAQKEQSSVTDFFSSNTSVKADSITSNPTDSLDSAQPQITSNQPKEQIISLENEIVKIDFSTKGGQMLSAQLKDYKKYNGDSLYLFKADANLSLELINKKGTVLNTDKAIFTAIQSSSDANQTLVMRMNYTDTEYIDFIYSLAPNSYMVKFDIAVVGMQNLLSVDCLEKFKLNWSQKLHRQEKSEKNEQRYTRIHYKGTDGSFEELSESSNDNKEVPTGVKWVAFKNQFFATTLIADNEFTSPSLHSKVLQSPDYLKDAEATLYFKPTLDNKGTLKGGFTYFLGPLDYYMLKGYDDGVKDVSQQLDLDKLIPLGWALFRVINQYFIIPLFNLLASTGMGMGIVILLLTLIVKLIISPLTYKSFMSSAKMRVLKPQVDELNEKYPGQEKAMERQKAVMALYGQAGVNPMSGCIPMLLQMPILLALFSFFPSLIELRQQSFLWANDLSTYDAIFEWNTNIPYISSWLGNHISLFCILMTATNVIYTKFNMDATNTGQQQMPGMKWMMMLMPLVFFFVLNSYPSGLTYYYFLSTLMTILITMAFRYLIDEEKVLAKLEENKKKPKKKGFMSRLQEQAEQAQRAQQQQGKQQNRKKKK; this is encoded by the coding sequence ATGGATAAAAATACAGGTATTGGCTTAGTTCTGATAGTTGCTATCGTAATGGGATTCACTTTCCTTACCCGACCTAGCCAAGAAGAAATCGAAAGAGATAATCGCATAAAAGATTCTATCTCTAATATTCAAAAAAAACAAGTAGCTGAAGATATTGCCGCAGCAAATACAGAACAACCTGCTCAGAAAGAACAATCTTCGGTAACGGATTTTTTCTCATCTAATACTTCCGTAAAAGCAGATTCAATTACAAGTAATCCAACAGATTCTCTTGATTCTGCACAACCTCAAATTACATCAAATCAACCCAAAGAGCAAATTATCTCTTTAGAAAATGAGATTGTAAAAATAGATTTCTCCACCAAAGGAGGGCAAATGCTTAGTGCCCAACTGAAAGATTATAAAAAATATAATGGAGACTCTCTATATCTATTTAAAGCTGATGCTAATTTATCGCTGGAGTTGATAAACAAAAAGGGAACTGTCCTAAATACGGATAAAGCAATATTCACTGCTATTCAGAGTTCATCCGATGCAAATCAGACTCTTGTTATGCGAATGAATTACACAGATACCGAATACATTGACTTTATCTATTCACTCGCACCTAACAGCTACATGGTTAAATTCGATATTGCTGTTGTAGGTATGCAAAATCTACTGAGTGTTGATTGTTTAGAGAAATTTAAACTTAATTGGTCTCAAAAATTACATCGACAAGAAAAGAGTGAAAAAAATGAGCAAAGATATACACGCATACATTATAAAGGTACAGATGGTAGCTTCGAAGAACTAAGCGAAAGCAGTAATGATAATAAAGAAGTACCTACCGGTGTAAAATGGGTGGCATTTAAGAATCAATTCTTTGCAACCACTCTTATTGCTGATAACGAATTCACTTCACCATCACTACATTCTAAAGTATTACAATCACCAGATTATTTAAAAGATGCTGAAGCTACTCTATATTTCAAGCCAACATTGGATAATAAAGGGACTCTTAAAGGTGGATTCACATACTTTCTAGGACCTCTAGATTATTATATGTTGAAAGGCTATGATGATGGAGTAAAAGATGTAAGTCAACAGCTTGATCTGGATAAATTAATACCTTTAGGTTGGGCTTTATTCCGGGTTATTAATCAGTACTTTATTATTCCTCTATTTAACCTACTGGCATCTACAGGTATGGGAATGGGAATCGTAATTTTATTACTAACCCTAATTGTTAAGTTGATTATTTCTCCATTGACATATAAATCGTTTATGTCATCTGCAAAAATGAGAGTCTTAAAACCTCAGGTAGATGAATTAAATGAGAAATATCCGGGTCAGGAAAAGGCTATGGAAAGGCAAAAAGCTGTCATGGCATTATATGGGCAAGCGGGCGTAAATCCAATGAGTGGGTGTATCCCAATGCTACTTCAGATGCCTATTTTACTTGCTTTATTCTCGTTCTTCCCTTCGTTGATAGAACTACGTCAGCAAAGCTTTTTATGGGCTAATGACCTTTCTACCTACGATGCAATATTCGAATGGAATACAAATATCCCTTATATTTCATCTTGGTTAGGTAACCATATCAGTTTGTTCTGTATACTGATGACTGCAACTAATGTCATCTATACCAAATTCAATATGGATGCAACCAATACAGGACAGCAACAAATGCCTGGTATGAAGTGGATGATGATGTTAATGCCTCTTGTTTTCTTCTTTGTATTGAATAGTTATCCTTCTGGTCTAACATATTATTACTTCTTATCGACATTGATGACCATATTGATCACAATGGCTTTCCGATACCTAATCGATGAAGAAAAGGTATTAGCTAAACTAGAAGAGAATAAAAAGAAACCTAAGAAGAAAGGATTCATGTCGCGTCTACAAGAGCAAGCAGAACAAGCTCAACGTGCACAACAGCAACAGGGCAAACAACAAAACAGAAAAAAGAAAAAATAG
- a CDS encoding ankyrin repeat domain-containing protein, with translation MSCIYISLLSILLFSSCSDNNKDADNTTTQKTLMEYVMASDIQGVRNSVKNGIDIDRTNDIGETPLLKATQMNQITIAEILLKAGADINKQDNIYDSPFLYASAEGRTEILRMMLNYNPNVKIYNRYGGNGLIPAAEKGHLENVTLLLEKTDMDVNHINNLGWTALLEAIILTDGGKVYQDIIKVLIAHGANVNLPDKEGITPLAHARKKRYTEIERILLAAGAHE, from the coding sequence ATGAGTTGTATTTATATATCATTACTTAGTATATTATTATTTTCATCCTGCTCCGATAACAATAAGGATGCAGATAATACAACTACACAAAAAACATTGATGGAATATGTTATGGCTTCAGATATTCAAGGGGTAAGAAATTCAGTAAAAAATGGGATAGACATAGACAGAACTAATGATATCGGGGAAACTCCTCTATTGAAAGCGACGCAAATGAACCAAATTACGATTGCCGAAATACTATTAAAAGCCGGAGCTGATATTAATAAGCAAGATAATATATACGATAGTCCTTTCTTATACGCATCGGCAGAAGGCAGAACTGAAATACTGCGGATGATGCTTAATTATAATCCGAATGTAAAGATATACAACCGTTATGGCGGAAATGGACTAATTCCTGCTGCAGAAAAAGGACACCTCGAAAATGTCACTTTACTTTTAGAAAAAACAGATATGGATGTCAATCACATCAATAATTTGGGATGGACAGCCTTACTGGAAGCAATCATATTAACAGACGGAGGAAAAGTTTACCAAGATATTATAAAAGTACTTATTGCTCATGGAGCTAATGTCAATTTACCAGATAAGGAAGGTATAACTCCTTTAGCTCATGCCAGAAAAAAACGATATACAGAAATAGAAAGAATACTATTAGCAGCTGGAGCGCATGAGTAA
- a CDS encoding RNA-binding S4 domain-containing protein, with translation MKEEKTEVRIDKWLWAVRLFKTRTLAVEACKKGRIMIQGTNIKPSRMIRVGDVIQIKKPPITYSFKVLDLSEKRMGAKLVPEFMEDATPQSEYDILELSKVSGFIDRDRGAGRPTKKDRRDLVDFIDDSFFDEWDFDSDDQ, from the coding sequence ATGAAAGAAGAAAAAACTGAAGTGCGAATTGATAAATGGTTATGGGCTGTTCGTCTTTTTAAAACACGGACTCTAGCTGTTGAAGCCTGTAAAAAAGGGCGTATAATGATTCAGGGGACGAATATAAAGCCTTCCCGTATGATTAGGGTAGGTGATGTTATCCAAATAAAGAAACCGCCTATTACGTATTCTTTTAAGGTTTTGGATTTGAGTGAGAAACGTATGGGTGCAAAACTTGTCCCTGAGTTTATGGAAGATGCAACTCCTCAGTCGGAATATGACATATTAGAGCTAAGTAAAGTAAGTGGATTCATAGATAGAGATCGAGGAGCTGGACGACCAACAAAGAAAGACCGTCGAGACTTGGTTGACTTTATTGATGACTCCTTCTTTGATGAATGGGATTTTGATTCTGATGATCAATAA
- the pth gene encoding aminoacyl-tRNA hydrolase: protein MKYLIAGLGNIGSEYHYTRHNIGFRVLDALAKASNIVFTDKRYGETSELKVKGKTLILLKPSTYMNLSGNAIRYWLQAEKIPVENLLVVLDDLALPFGSLRLKGKGSDAGHNGLRSIQSVLGTQNYSRLRFGIGNDFPKGGQVDYVLGEFSDEEEKALPERFEMCEDIIKSFCLAGLQNTMNQFNNK from the coding sequence ATGAAATACTTAATTGCCGGCTTGGGCAATATTGGTAGTGAATACCATTATACCCGCCACAATATAGGATTCAGAGTATTGGACGCTTTAGCTAAAGCGTCCAATATTGTTTTTACCGACAAACGATATGGAGAAACTTCTGAATTGAAAGTTAAAGGTAAAACCCTTATACTTTTGAAACCTTCTACTTATATGAATCTAAGTGGTAATGCTATCAGATATTGGTTACAAGCCGAAAAAATCCCGGTAGAGAATCTATTGGTAGTTTTAGATGATCTGGCTTTACCTTTCGGTTCATTGAGATTGAAAGGGAAAGGTAGCGATGCAGGTCATAATGGATTAAGAAGTATACAATCGGTACTTGGTACACAGAATTATTCGCGTCTTCGTTTTGGTATAGGGAATGATTTTCCCAAAGGAGGACAAGTGGATTACGTATTAGGTGAATTTTCGGATGAAGAAGAAAAAGCACTTCCCGAACGTTTCGAAATGTGTGAAGATATTATTAAAAGTTTTTGTTTGGCAGGACTACAAAATACAATGAATCAATTTAATAATAAATAA
- a CDS encoding 50S ribosomal protein L25/general stress protein Ctc: MKTFELKGSLRTDLGKKATKAFRKQDAIPAVIYGGENSTDAIHFTVQAGDVRKLIYTPEIFLVELSLDGKAYKAILKDLQVHPVTDAILHLDFLHVFENQPIVIDVPVVLDGLAEGVKAGGKLSLDTRKLKVRALYNQVPEKLHVNIEHLALGKSVQVGELNFDGLELLNAKNAVVCRVQLTRAARGLAAKGK; encoded by the coding sequence ATGAAAACATTTGAACTAAAAGGATCACTAAGAACTGATCTAGGAAAAAAAGCAACTAAAGCTTTTCGTAAACAAGATGCTATACCAGCAGTAATCTATGGTGGAGAGAATTCTACAGATGCAATTCACTTTACTGTGCAAGCTGGTGATGTGCGTAAATTAATTTACACTCCTGAGATTTTCTTAGTAGAACTTTCTCTTGATGGAAAAGCTTACAAAGCAATTCTTAAAGACCTCCAAGTACATCCTGTAACAGATGCAATACTTCACCTAGATTTTCTTCATGTATTTGAAAATCAACCAATCGTTATCGATGTACCTGTAGTACTTGACGGTTTGGCAGAAGGTGTTAAAGCAGGGGGTAAATTGTCTTTAGATACTCGTAAATTGAAAGTTAGAGCTCTTTACAATCAAGTTCCTGAGAAATTGCACGTAAATATCGAGCATTTGGCTTTAGGAAAATCAGTACAAGTTGGAGAACTTAACTTTGACGGATTAGAATTATTAAATGCAAAAAATGCTGTTGTATGTCGTGTTCAATTGACACGTGCTGCAAGAGGTCTTGCTGCTAAAGGCAAATAA
- a CDS encoding 3'-5' exonuclease has product MELNLKNPIVFFDLETTGTNTTRDRIVEISYLKVFPNGKEELKTKRINPEMPIPKESSDIHGITDEDVKDAPTFRQIAKSLADQIEGCDLAGFNSSRFDIPLLSEEFLRVGVDIDFSKRKFIDVQIIFHKKEQRTLEAAYKFYCDKSLDDAHSAEADTLATYEVFKAQLDRYPDLPNDIAKLAEEYSFFNDNVDLAGRIIKNENGIEVFNFGKHKGKPVSEVLRAEPSFYAWMMDADFPLNTKQVLTKIKLREMNK; this is encoded by the coding sequence ATGGAACTAAATCTAAAGAATCCGATTGTGTTTTTTGACCTGGAAACTACAGGTACAAATACCACTCGTGATAGAATTGTCGAAATTTCTTATCTGAAAGTTTTTCCTAATGGAAAAGAAGAGCTAAAAACAAAGCGTATTAATCCTGAAATGCCGATTCCCAAAGAATCGTCGGATATACATGGTATCACGGATGAAGATGTAAAAGATGCGCCAACATTTCGTCAGATAGCTAAATCATTGGCGGATCAGATTGAAGGCTGCGACTTAGCCGGATTTAATTCGAGCCGTTTTGATATACCATTACTTTCGGAAGAGTTTCTTAGGGTAGGGGTTGATATTGATTTTTCGAAAAGAAAGTTTATTGATGTTCAGATTATTTTTCATAAAAAAGAACAACGTACATTAGAGGCTGCATACAAATTCTATTGCGATAAGAGCCTCGATGATGCCCACTCGGCTGAAGCTGACACTTTGGCTACCTATGAAGTCTTTAAAGCGCAATTGGATCGCTACCCTGATTTGCCAAACGATATCGCGAAATTGGCTGAAGAATATTCATTCTTTAATGATAATGTTGATTTAGCGGGGCGAATCATTAAAAATGAAAATGGAATAGAAGTGTTTAATTTTGGAAAACATAAAGGTAAACCAGTGTCTGAGGTTCTTAGAGCCGAGCCTAGTTTCTATGCATGGATGATGGATGCCGATTTTCCTCTGAATACTAAACAGGTATTGACCAAAATTAAATTACGAGAAATGAATAAATAA